In Bacteroidota bacterium, the following are encoded in one genomic region:
- a CDS encoding gliding motility-associated C-terminal domain-containing protein has protein sequence MSISTNSEVCGLFTLNVDAGSFVIINGSARLKGVSIYGQVTINGSLATNSLAVNGLLINNGILVNGWNGVCAAISSSTINATTCNSYTSPSGNYVWTSSGIYMDTISSSTGCDSILTVNLTINNSSVTVNKMACNSYTSPSGNYIWTISGSYIDTIPTAFGCDSVITINLTINDNSSVIINETACASYSSPSGNHIWTSTGSYIDTIPNNSGCDSVITINLIVIDNSFVTINKTVCANYTSPSNNYYWSSSGTYTDTISSASGCDSIITVNLTINNVISTISVTACVSYTSPSGNYIWTTSGTFTDTIPTSFGCDSILIINLIIDNSPVTLNETACISFTSPSGNYSWTSSGTYFDTIQTSLGCDSILIINLIINNSPVTIYKTTCISFTSPSGSYTWTASGTYFDTIPTAFGCDSIITVELIISDENKYDFQIPNVFTPNDDGINDTFIINYEGVLINLDLKIYTRWGTLIFQGGIDDYWKGDTPSGNKSPEGVYFYVVQSKIEICDEITPHFFQGTVSLLR, from the coding sequence TTGAGCATTTCAACTAACTCAGAGGTATGTGGACTTTTTACCCTTAATGTTGATGCTGGATCTTTTGTAATTATTAATGGGAGTGCTCGATTAAAAGGAGTTAGCATCTATGGTCAAGTGACTATCAATGGGTCCTTAGCGACAAATTCTCTTGCTGTGAATGGTTTACTAATTAATAATGGTATTTTAGTAAATGGTTGGAATGGCGTTTGTGCTGCTATAAGCAGTTCAACTATAAATGCAACGACTTGTAACAGTTATACTTCTCCTAGTGGTAATTATGTCTGGACTTCTTCAGGTATTTATATGGATACTATTTCAAGTTCTACTGGTTGTGATTCTATCCTAACTGTTAACCTGACGATCAATAATAGTAGTGTAACTGTTAATAAAATGGCTTGTAATAGCTACACTTCACCAAGTGGCAACTATATCTGGACTATTTCAGGCTCCTATATTGACACAATTCCTACTGCTTTTGGTTGTGATTCTGTCATCACTATAAACCTAACTATCAATGACAATAGTTCTGTGATTATAAATGAAACAGCTTGTGCCAGTTACTCCTCTCCTAGCGGTAATCATATTTGGACCTCCACAGGCTCTTATATTGATACTATTCCAAATAATTCAGGATGCGATTCTGTTATAACAATAAATCTAATTGTAATTGACAACAGTTTTGTGACCATTAATAAAACTGTTTGTGCCAACTACACTTCGCCAAGTAACAACTATTATTGGTCTTCTTCAGGTACTTATACTGATACTATTTCCAGTGCTTCCGGTTGTGATTCTATTATTACTGTCAACTTGACTATTAATAATGTCATTTCAACCATTAGCGTAACAGCCTGTGTCAGTTACACTTCTCCAAGTGGAAACTATATATGGACTACTTCTGGTACATTTACCGACACTATTCCAACTTCATTCGGTTGCGATTCTATCCTAATTATCAATCTGATTATTGATAATAGCCCTGTAACACTGAATGAAACGGCTTGTATAAGTTTTACTTCCCCAAGCGGAAACTATAGCTGGACATCTTCAGGAACTTATTTTGATACTATTCAAACTTCTTTAGGTTGTGATTCAATCCTAATAATCAATCTTATTATTAATAATAGCCCTGTAACAATATATAAAACGACCTGTATAAGTTTTACATCCCCAAGCGGAAGTTATACCTGGACAGCTTCAGGAACTTATTTTGATACTATTCCAACAGCTTTCGGTTGCGATTCAATTATAACTGTGGAACTTATAATTAGTGATGAGAATAAATATGATTTTCAAATACCTAATGTGTTTACACCTAATGATGATGGTATAAATGATACATTTATAATTAATTATGAAGGTGTTTTAATAAATTTAGATTTAAAAATTTATACTAGATGGGGAACCTTGATTTTTCAAGGTGGAATTGATGATTACTGGAAGGGCGATACTCCTTCGGGAAATAAATCTCCAGAAGGAGTATATTTTTATGTAGTACAATCTAAAATAGAGATTTGTGACGAAATAACTCCACATTTTTTTCAAGGCACAGTCTCTTTATTGCGATAA
- the rlmH gene encoding 23S rRNA (pseudouridine(1915)-N(3))-methyltransferase RlmH, producing MNIVLIVVGKNDEQWLEQGFLIYTNRLKHYINFETLILPVIKNAKNLSIDILKKKEGEMILANLSSSDIVVLLDEHGKHYSSLDFSGYINQKMNSGIKRFVFVTGGPFGFSQDVYNRANEKISLSKMTFSHQMVRLFFVEQLYRAMSILKGEKYHHE from the coding sequence ATGAATATAGTTTTAATTGTTGTGGGAAAAAATGATGAACAATGGCTGGAGCAAGGCTTTTTAATTTATACAAACAGGCTAAAGCATTACATTAATTTTGAAACACTTATTCTACCTGTAATAAAAAACGCTAAAAACCTTTCAATTGATATATTAAAGAAAAAAGAGGGGGAGATGATACTAGCAAATTTATCTTCTTCTGATATTGTTGTCCTTTTGGATGAACATGGAAAACACTATTCCTCCCTTGACTTTTCAGGTTACATAAATCAGAAAATGAATTCAGGAATAAAAAGATTTGTGTTTGTAACAGGCGGTCCTTTTGGTTTTTCACAGGATGTTTACAATAGGGCAAATGAAAAAATATCCCTATCGAAAATGACTTTTTCCCATCAAATGGTTCGACTTTTTTTTGTTGAACAATTGTACCGGGCCATGAGTATTTTAAAAGGGGAGAAGTACCATCATGAATGA
- a CDS encoding DUF4783 domain-containing protein, with the protein MKNIILISILFVSHLTIKAQTLNSEAIAQAFKSGNAKELSKYFSPNVELKVFNKEDVYSKTQAEIIVKDFFTKNPPKNYVEVHNGTSKAGAQYIIGQLTTANGTFRINYFLKKSSDSYFIQELRFEEE; encoded by the coding sequence ATGAAAAACATTATTCTTATATCAATTTTATTTGTTTCTCATTTAACAATAAAAGCCCAAACCTTGAATTCTGAGGCTATTGCACAGGCTTTTAAATCTGGAAACGCGAAGGAACTATCCAAATATTTCAGTCCAAATGTTGAGCTTAAAGTTTTTAACAAGGAAGATGTTTACAGCAAAACACAAGCTGAAATCATAGTTAAGGATTTTTTTACAAAAAACCCTCCAAAAAATTATGTTGAAGTTCACAATGGAACCTCCAAGGCCGGAGCCCAATATATTATAGGACAACTCACTACAGCAAACGGAACCTTCAGAATCAATTATTTCCTTAAAAAAAGTAGCGATTCCTATTTTATTCAGGAACTTAGATTTGAAGAGGAATAA
- the nadC gene encoding carboxylating nicotinate-nucleotide diphosphorylase, protein MEHFSITDFIKRAFEEDSGDGDHTSLACIPFEATGKANLIVKEEGILAGMELAEQIFFYADQNIQFIPYIKDGSIIKPGDIAFLVIGKTQAILKAERIALNCLQRMSGIATQTRNIVNKLEGLNTRVLDTRKTTPGMRYFEKLSVKAGGGENHRFGLYDMIMIKDNHIDYAGGIKQAIDLTHNYLKRTGKNLKIEIETRNLNELQQVLNQGGIDRIMLDNFSPLDLKKAIAMINKEYETEASGGITEETIRDYALSGVDYISIGALTHHIKSLDLSLKAIK, encoded by the coding sequence ATGGAGCATTTTTCTATTACGGATTTTATTAAACGTGCTTTTGAAGAAGATTCAGGGGATGGAGATCACACCTCTTTGGCATGTATTCCTTTTGAAGCAACTGGAAAAGCAAATCTTATTGTCAAGGAAGAAGGGATATTGGCAGGAATGGAACTTGCAGAACAAATATTCTTTTATGCTGATCAAAACATCCAGTTTATTCCCTATATAAAAGATGGAAGTATAATTAAACCAGGTGATATAGCGTTTTTAGTTATAGGAAAAACACAAGCTATTTTAAAAGCAGAGCGAATTGCTTTAAATTGCCTGCAAAGAATGAGTGGAATAGCAACTCAGACACGAAATATTGTCAATAAGCTTGAAGGCTTAAACACCCGCGTTTTAGATACCAGAAAAACCACACCGGGAATGCGTTATTTTGAAAAATTATCTGTTAAGGCCGGTGGAGGTGAAAATCACAGATTTGGCCTTTACGATATGATTATGATAAAAGACAACCATATTGATTATGCCGGAGGAATTAAACAGGCAATTGATTTAACACATAATTATTTAAAGAGGACAGGTAAAAATTTAAAAATCGAAATTGAAACCAGAAATTTAAATGAACTCCAACAGGTTTTAAATCAAGGAGGAATTGACAGAATAATGTTGGACAATTTTTCACCCTTGGATTTAAAAAAAGCCATTGCGATGATAAATAAAGAATATGAAACTGAAGCATCAGGAGGCATTACCGAAGAAACTATAAGGGATTATGCTTTATCAGGTGTTGATTACATTTCTATAGGTGCACTTACCCACCATATTAAGAGTCTTGATTTAAGCCTAAAGGCAATAAAATAA
- a CDS encoding YihY/virulence factor BrkB family protein, whose product MQQKIFNYLKGLRTISAAIDWSKHLILPGFDGTPLYSVIKFFIQGVKKSSLTTRASALAFNFFIAIFPGLIFLFTLIPYIPIDDFQNQLLLLMKDILPYNAYESIKITIEDLVLRQRGGLLSIGFFLAVYFATNGFSSMIDAFNNSFYIAETRSTLMQFIISVALVFIITILILIAITFIVFSSLTLNYLLEKGILQDNYHVSLLHIGKWLVIVALLFFCFSFMYYIGPSKKSKFRFISAGSSLSTLLSILTSIGFAYYVNNFGQYNKLYGSIGTIIVILLWMQFNSLILLIGFELNASIKQGRLDREE is encoded by the coding sequence ATGCAACAAAAAATTTTCAACTACCTAAAAGGCCTCAGAACAATTTCTGCTGCTATTGATTGGAGTAAACACCTAATCCTTCCTGGCTTTGACGGGACACCACTTTATTCTGTTATTAAGTTTTTTATTCAGGGTGTCAAAAAAAGTTCGCTAACAACCCGCGCCTCTGCTCTGGCTTTTAATTTCTTTATTGCCATTTTTCCAGGGCTCATATTTCTTTTCACACTAATTCCCTATATCCCCATTGATGATTTTCAAAATCAGTTGCTGCTTTTAATGAAAGACATTCTGCCTTACAATGCCTATGAATCAATTAAAATAACAATAGAAGATTTGGTACTCAGGCAAAGAGGAGGACTACTTTCCATTGGCTTTTTTCTTGCGGTTTATTTTGCCACCAATGGTTTTAGTTCAATGATTGATGCATTTAACAATTCCTTTTATATTGCTGAAACAAGAAGTACACTCATGCAATTTATTATTTCTGTTGCCCTTGTTTTTATTATTACGATATTAATCTTAATTGCCATTACCTTCATTGTTTTCAGCAGTTTAACTTTAAATTACCTATTAGAGAAGGGAATTTTACAGGATAACTACCATGTATCCTTGCTACATATAGGAAAATGGCTTGTAATTGTAGCCTTACTTTTCTTTTGTTTCTCCTTTATGTATTATATTGGACCGAGCAAAAAATCAAAGTTTAGATTTATTTCTGCAGGCTCCTCACTTTCCACCCTGCTTTCTATACTCACTTCTATTGGTTTTGCCTATTATGTCAATAATTTCGGACAGTACAATAAACTTTACGGTTCTATCGGAACCATTATTGTTATCCTCCTTTGGATGCAGTTTAATTCACTTATCCTGCTTATTGGTTTTGAATTGAATGCCAGCATTAAACAAGGAAGGTTAGATAGGGAGGAATAA
- a CDS encoding M1 family metallopeptidase → MKKILLSLAIIIIFHTSVFSQTYDALQPPNTYRNADNPYYWQNRKPHPTYWQQDVHYTIKANIDEKTDIITAVEELVYWNNSPDELNFVFFHLFQNAFQPDSYYDKLHKENKVNPKYGKYESQRLGTQISKITVDGKEVKTELDNTVLKVYLPKGLKSGESIKFNIDFKTYFDKGGDVRRRMKIFNAYGYKHYDGVHWYPRISVYDNKFGWSPDQHLGREFYGNFGTYDVELTFANNFILDATGNLINRNEVLPSELLKKLDIRNFKDKPLYETPSVIIPYDSTIRKTWKFHAENVHDFAFTSDPTYRIGEAEWNGIKTIALAQEPHASRWQNAAEFAAKVIQVYSEDIGMYAYPKMIVADAQDGMEYPMLTLDGGFEPDNHGLLAHEIAHNWFYGMVASNETYRAFMDEGFTQFLTSWSLRRIEGEEMTLSPPASPYVRKFKEPANTMDRNVYSGYMADAILTSDDACLNTHSDQFGGALRHGGGYRQVYYKTATMLYNLQYVLGDSLFWNAMQHYFNQWKFAHPYPEDFRNSIINYTKVDLNWFFDQWLETTKKIDYKVKSIKKGDGKDNYLITFKRKERMQMPLDFDVIAKNDSVYSFHIPNNWFEKQTTATILPRWIGWDILQPNYTAQVSIPWGIKNIVIDPTERLADVYMLNNSKKTPVSLKLDHKIYNAPSWKKYELFARPDVWYNGYDGIKAGFHVNGNYFNKHHIFDLSAWYNTGILQNQQMASPAPNDYDLINFRLSYKTSIDKLIKKSNFFLSARSLDGLRMLTTGVERFNKHGNNRVYSYFKTMVRPDTSDTYYLLFPNEWIPNKFNNTINFGMDHNYFYQKGKGMINLNLKSSAFGDYDYSILSLNVVNYNKLGKFDINTRTFAQFGAARSLPRESALYLYGANPEELMENKYTRSAGIFPPEWGGFGVTTNHFHHGGGLNLRGYSGYVAPAINNETDLVLAYKGLTGAAFNIEIEFDRLIALMPRRLRNTFKIDSYLFADAGVINTNLPGERLRFDYLRADAGIGTALTIKKWGPLQMVNPLTIRFDVPFFINRTPAVDPEPIEPLDYIRFRWVIAVSRAF, encoded by the coding sequence ATGAAGAAAATTTTACTATCCTTAGCTATAATAATAATCTTTCATACAAGTGTTTTCTCACAAACTTACGATGCCCTTCAGCCTCCTAACACTTACAGGAATGCTGACAATCCTTATTATTGGCAGAATCGAAAACCTCACCCAACATACTGGCAACAGGATGTACATTATACCATTAAGGCCAATATTGATGAGAAAACAGATATAATTACTGCTGTTGAAGAATTGGTATATTGGAATAATTCTCCGGACGAACTTAATTTTGTTTTTTTTCATCTTTTTCAAAATGCATTTCAGCCTGATTCTTATTATGATAAACTTCACAAGGAAAATAAGGTAAATCCCAAATATGGCAAATACGAAAGCCAGAGGTTAGGCACCCAAATATCGAAAATTACTGTTGATGGCAAGGAGGTTAAAACCGAATTGGATAATACAGTTTTGAAAGTTTATTTGCCAAAAGGTTTAAAAAGTGGAGAATCAATAAAGTTTAATATTGATTTTAAAACCTATTTCGACAAGGGAGGGGATGTAAGAAGAAGGATGAAAATATTTAATGCTTATGGTTACAAGCACTATGACGGAGTGCATTGGTATCCCCGAATTTCTGTTTATGATAATAAATTTGGCTGGTCGCCCGATCAACATTTAGGTAGGGAGTTTTATGGAAACTTTGGAACCTATGATGTTGAACTTACTTTTGCCAATAATTTTATTTTAGATGCCACTGGTAATTTAATAAACAGGAATGAAGTTCTTCCTTCCGAATTGCTTAAAAAGTTAGATATCCGGAATTTTAAGGATAAACCACTTTATGAAACTCCTTCAGTGATTATTCCATACGACAGCACCATAAGAAAGACCTGGAAGTTTCATGCTGAAAACGTTCATGATTTTGCTTTTACCTCTGACCCAACTTATAGAATAGGTGAAGCTGAATGGAATGGTATAAAAACTATTGCACTTGCCCAGGAGCCCCATGCATCCAGATGGCAGAATGCAGCAGAATTTGCAGCCAAAGTTATACAGGTTTATTCTGAGGATATTGGAATGTATGCCTATCCTAAAATGATTGTAGCTGATGCACAGGATGGAATGGAATATCCTATGTTGACTTTAGATGGAGGATTCGAACCTGATAATCATGGTTTATTGGCTCATGAAATAGCCCATAACTGGTTTTATGGCATGGTTGCAAGTAATGAAACCTACAGGGCTTTCATGGATGAGGGCTTTACTCAATTTCTAACCTCATGGAGCTTAAGGCGAATCGAGGGGGAGGAAATGACACTTTCGCCCCCAGCATCTCCTTATGTTAGAAAATTCAAGGAGCCAGCAAACACAATGGACAGAAATGTATATTCAGGTTATATGGCAGATGCCATACTTACATCTGATGATGCTTGCTTAAATACACATTCTGATCAATTTGGCGGAGCTTTAAGGCACGGTGGAGGATACAGGCAAGTATATTATAAAACAGCCACCATGCTTTACAACCTGCAATATGTTTTAGGGGATAGCTTGTTTTGGAATGCTATGCAACATTATTTTAACCAATGGAAATTTGCTCACCCCTATCCTGAGGACTTTCGTAATTCAATTATTAATTATACTAAAGTGGATTTGAACTGGTTTTTTGACCAGTGGTTAGAAACCACAAAAAAGATTGATTACAAAGTAAAATCTATAAAAAAGGGAGATGGGAAAGACAACTACCTGATTACTTTTAAAAGAAAAGAGAGGATGCAAATGCCTTTAGACTTTGATGTAATTGCAAAAAACGACTCTGTTTATAGTTTTCACATTCCTAATAATTGGTTTGAAAAGCAAACTACTGCTACAATTCTCCCCAGATGGATTGGATGGGATATATTACAACCAAATTACACAGCGCAGGTAAGTATTCCATGGGGAATAAAAAATATAGTAATTGATCCTACAGAAAGACTTGCAGATGTTTATATGCTAAACAACAGCAAAAAAACTCCTGTTTCTTTAAAACTTGATCATAAGATATACAATGCTCCGAGTTGGAAAAAATATGAACTTTTTGCTCGTCCGGATGTATGGTACAATGGTTATGACGGAATAAAAGCGGGTTTTCATGTAAACGGAAATTATTTTAATAAACATCATATTTTTGATTTGTCTGCCTGGTATAATACTGGCATTTTACAAAATCAGCAAATGGCCAGCCCTGCACCAAATGATTATGATTTAATTAATTTTCGTTTATCTTATAAAACTTCAATTGACAAATTAATTAAGAAAAGCAATTTCTTTTTGTCTGCTCGCTCCCTTGATGGTTTACGCATGCTTACCACTGGTGTTGAAAGATTTAACAAGCATGGGAACAACAGGGTTTATAGCTATTTTAAAACAATGGTAAGGCCTGATACAAGTGATACTTATTACCTTTTATTTCCAAATGAATGGATTCCTAATAAATTCAATAACACCATTAATTTTGGAATGGATCACAACTACTTTTATCAGAAAGGTAAAGGAATGATCAATTTGAATTTAAAAAGCTCGGCTTTTGGGGATTATGATTATTCTATACTCTCCTTAAATGTGGTAAACTACAACAAATTGGGAAAATTTGATATAAACACAAGGACTTTTGCTCAGTTTGGCGCAGCAAGATCATTGCCCAGAGAATCTGCCTTGTATTTATACGGTGCTAATCCTGAAGAATTAATGGAAAATAAATATACGCGTTCGGCAGGCATTTTCCCTCCCGAATGGGGTGGATTCGGAGTAACTACGAATCACTTCCATCATGGTGGCGGATTGAACCTGAGAGGATATTCCGGATATGTTGCTCCTGCAATAAATAATGAAACGGATTTAGTTTTGGCATACAAAGGACTTACAGGTGCGGCATTCAATATTGAAATTGAATTTGATAGATTAATTGCACTTATGCCAAGAAGGTTAAGAAATACTTTTAAAATTGATTCATATCTTTTTGCTGATGCTGGAGTGATTAATACAAACTTGCCGGGAGAAAGGCTTAGGTTTGATTACCTTAGAGCTGATGCAGGAATTGGCACAGCCCTTACTATTAAAAAATGGGGACCACTGCAAATGGTAAACCCTTTGACCATTCGCTTTGACGTTCCTTTCTTTATTAATAGAACTCCTGCAGTTGATCCAGAACCAATTGAACCTTTAGACTACATTCGATTTAGATGGGTAATTGCTGTGAGCAGGGCTTTTTAA
- a CDS encoding TRAP transporter large permease, whose translation MELLIVLVALLVLVFLGAQLFLVIGGISLLLFYLYIDIPMFAVTKTMFDSVNKSALLAIPLYVFAGAIMARGVIAGRLIDLALSTFGWMKGGLAVASVIACIFFAAISGSSPVTLIAIGTIMYPALIKNGYPENLSLGALTVSGSLGILIPPSIPLIVFAMVTGANVNKLFIAGIVPGAIAGVLLMIMCLYYGFKLNLPTVKFSARLAAVSFAKGIPAIMMPVIILGGIYAGIYTVTEAAAVAAVYAIIIEMFVFREMKIKDLVQTLYDSVIVLGIIFIIIAMATVFNYFLTLQDIPFMLVDFMTEMVTSKYMFLFLTILVLLIAGLFMDVISAILILAPLLVPTALFYDVDLIHLGIIFILALEIGYMTPPIGINLFVSSGLFNKPFNQVVTASLPFMLCLVLTLALVTVFPDLVLYFAALVK comes from the coding sequence ATGGAACTGCTAATTGTTTTAGTTGCCCTATTGGTGCTGGTTTTTTTAGGCGCCCAGTTGTTTTTAGTCATTGGTGGAATTTCCCTGCTGCTTTTTTACCTTTATATTGATATCCCAATGTTTGCTGTAACCAAAACTATGTTTGATTCAGTAAATAAATCAGCGTTACTGGCAATTCCTTTGTATGTTTTTGCCGGGGCCATCATGGCGCGAGGAGTAATAGCAGGGCGATTGATCGATTTAGCCTTAAGCACTTTTGGATGGATGAAGGGTGGTTTAGCTGTTGCCAGCGTGATTGCTTGTATATTTTTTGCCGCCATTTCCGGTTCTTCCCCAGTAACCCTAATTGCAATTGGAACAATTATGTACCCAGCATTAATAAAAAATGGTTATCCCGAAAATCTTTCACTGGGAGCATTAACTGTTTCAGGTTCCCTTGGTATACTCATTCCCCCAAGCATTCCGCTTATTGTTTTTGCTATGGTAACCGGTGCCAACGTAAATAAATTATTCATAGCAGGTATTGTTCCTGGTGCAATTGCAGGGGTATTATTGATGATTATGTGTCTTTATTATGGATTTAAGCTTAATCTGCCTACGGTAAAGTTTTCTGCAAGGCTTGCTGCTGTTAGTTTTGCCAAGGGAATACCGGCTATTATGATGCCTGTAATTATTCTTGGTGGTATTTATGCTGGAATTTATACCGTTACCGAGGCCGCTGCAGTAGCTGCAGTTTATGCCATTATTATAGAAATGTTCGTGTTTAGAGAAATGAAAATTAAGGATTTAGTTCAAACTCTTTATGATTCTGTTATTGTTCTTGGAATTATTTTTATAATAATTGCCATGGCAACTGTCTTTAACTATTTTCTCACCCTTCAGGATATTCCATTCATGCTTGTTGATTTTATGACTGAAATGGTTACTTCTAAATACATGTTCCTGTTTCTTACAATTTTGGTTCTTTTAATAGCAGGACTATTTATGGATGTAATTTCCGCTATACTTATTCTTGCCCCTTTACTTGTTCCAACAGCCTTGTTTTATGATGTTGACCTGATTCATTTGGGTATTATTTTTATTCTCGCCCTTGAAATAGGCTATATGACACCTCCAATAGGAATTAATCTTTTTGTTTCCAGTGGTTTATTCAATAAGCCCTTTAATCAGGTTGTAACAGCTTCTCTTCCATTTATGCTTTGCCTGGTTTTAACCCTTGCTCTTGTTACTGTATTTCCAGATTTGGTGCTGTATTTTGCAGCTTTAGTGAAATAA
- a CDS encoding TRAP transporter small permease: MSLTGYYLKANAKFEIFEKYFAVAVITAIVVIVFAGTVSRYALKEPLFGVDRLATYLMVWLGFIGFQIATSKLRHVEIEFIKAKVKPKTKYLMNIVTCFLASVFLFIICLLSYEYMQISKEMNDIDVVLGIPIWWIILIVPLSFLLSAIRYAFSSLLWYDVYSGRRQEEEIVQKQMI, translated from the coding sequence ATGTCCTTAACAGGTTATTACCTGAAAGCGAATGCAAAATTTGAAATTTTCGAAAAATATTTTGCTGTTGCTGTTATTACTGCCATTGTAGTTATAGTTTTTGCCGGTACTGTTTCCCGGTATGCATTAAAAGAACCCTTATTCGGTGTTGACCGACTTGCTACTTATCTGATGGTATGGCTGGGTTTTATTGGATTTCAAATTGCGACATCCAAATTACGCCATGTTGAAATTGAATTTATAAAAGCCAAAGTAAAGCCTAAAACAAAATATTTAATGAATATTGTTACTTGTTTTTTGGCTTCAGTTTTCCTTTTTATTATTTGCTTACTTTCCTATGAATACATGCAAATTAGTAAAGAGATGAACGATATTGATGTTGTTCTGGGTATTCCAATATGGTGGATAATACTCATTGTACCGCTTAGTTTTTTGCTTTCTGCTATTCGATATGCCTTTTCAAGTCTTTTATGGTATGATGTATATTCCGGGCGAAGACAGGAAGAAGAAATAGTTCAAAAACAAATGATTTGA
- the dctP gene encoding TRAP transporter substrate-binding protein DctP yields MKTFLALIVVVVFTTQEFKVKFGSVIPKDSPWETGLNEYITYAEGKAQGALKFKTYLGGQLGGEVEMIKSVAMGTLEAGGFTTAALAEALGIPELQVFELPFLFESDAEADHVMDAMFKPMSDILEKKGLMLVMWGSNGWRSFGTRHKPITKPEDLKGLKMRSQESDVYINFYKSLGATPVPISTPDVLVSLKSGMVDGFDQTPIFSISTGWTTASKHFTLSNHIYQPGAIVISKKFYDKLPPHAQTAIIASAAKVNLQKRSNKYVRDDDAEMVNSMEEISGVKLIRLTDAQREEFKKATKPVYAIMEKKIGTGIMQRMNNEIQKYRQSKK; encoded by the coding sequence ATGAAAACATTCCTGGCCCTAATAGTTGTTGTTGTTTTTACAACCCAAGAATTCAAAGTTAAATTCGGAAGTGTAATTCCCAAGGATAGTCCCTGGGAAACCGGTTTGAATGAATACATCACTTATGCAGAGGGTAAAGCCCAAGGGGCTTTAAAGTTTAAAACCTATTTAGGTGGACAGCTTGGAGGCGAGGTTGAAATGATAAAAAGTGTAGCAATGGGCACACTTGAGGCTGGAGGATTTACAACCGCAGCCCTTGCAGAAGCTCTAGGAATTCCAGAATTACAAGTGTTTGAACTGCCTTTTCTTTTTGAATCTGATGCAGAAGCTGACCATGTAATGGACGCAATGTTCAAGCCCATGTCTGATATTTTAGAAAAAAAAGGCCTCATGCTGGTAATGTGGGGATCCAACGGTTGGAGGAGTTTTGGAACACGCCATAAACCAATAACAAAACCTGAGGATTTGAAAGGATTAAAAATGCGTTCCCAGGAATCAGATGTTTATATTAATTTTTACAAGTCACTTGGAGCTACCCCTGTGCCAATTTCAACTCCGGATGTTCTCGTTTCTTTAAAGTCAGGAATGGTTGATGGTTTTGATCAAACACCGATTTTTTCAATATCTACAGGCTGGACAACTGCAAGCAAACATTTTACTTTATCCAATCATATTTATCAACCAGGTGCTATTGTAATATCAAAGAAGTTCTATGATAAACTTCCCCCACATGCTCAAACTGCAATTATTGCCTCTGCTGCAAAAGTAAACCTTCAAAAAAGATCAAATAAATATGTGCGTGATGATGATGCAGAAATGGTAAACTCAATGGAGGAGATTTCAGGAGTTAAGTTAATCAGGCTTACTGATGCCCAAAGAGAGGAGTTTAAAAAAGCAACAAAGCCCGTTTATGCTATTATGGAAAAAAAGATTGGAACAGGTATTATGCAACGCATGAACAATGAAATTCAGAAATACAGGCAATCTAAAAAATAG